The Polynucleobacter sp. JS-Mosq-20-D10 region CTTGTGGCAACTCTTTATAATCCAAACCTACGCGGTCTTGATTACCAAGCTCACAAGCAACATCCAGAATAAAGTGCGCACCTTCTTTAAGTAGAATTTTGCTATCGACAAATTTACCCACACGAATTTTGGGACCCTGTAGATCGGCCATGATGCCAACCTCTTTGCCAACCTCTGCGGAAATACTACGCACCAAATCGTGACGCGCTTTATGATCAGCAACAGTGCCATGAGAAAAGTTCATTCTCACAACATCCACGCCCGCACGAATCATCTCGCGCAATACTTCAGGCTTTTCTGATGCAGGTCCTAATGTGGCTATGATTTTAGTTGCTCTCAACATATTTAGTCTTTCGCTCTTTCGGCTAATACTGCAAAGGCTGGCAAGGTTTTACCTTCTAAGAATTCCAAGAAAGCACCACCACCAGTAGAGATGTAATCCACTTGATTTTCAATACCGTACTTCGCAATCGCCGCCAAGGTATCACCACCACCAGCAATAGAAAATGCGGGTGAATGGGCAATCGCTGCTGCCAACATCTTAGTGCCACCGCCAAACTGATCAATCTCAAATACGCCCAATGGGCCATTCCATACAATCGTGCCAGCATGCGCTAGCATGATGGATAAACGTGCAGCAGTCTTGGGGCCAATATCCAAAATCATATCGTCATCAGCTACTTGATCAGCAGCAACACGATTTGCACGCGCTAACGGAGAGAGTTCGTTTGCAACAACGACATCTTCAGGAATAGGAACGTGTGCGCCGCGCTTTTCCATAATCTCCATAATTTCACGAGCTTCATTCACTAAATCTGGCTCTGCTAATGACTTACCAATTGGCAAACCTTTAGCCAACATAAAAGTATTTGCAATGCCGCCACCCACAATCAATTCATCCACCTTATCAGCTAGGGCCTTGAGAATGGTGAGCTTCGAAGATACTTTAGATCCTGCCACAATCGCTACCAATGGGCGCTTCGGGCTTGCTAGAGCACGACTCAAGGCATCTAACTCTGCTGCCATCAATGGGCCCGCGCAAGCAATCGGTGCATATTTGGCTACGCCATTCGTAGTTGCTTCAGCACGGTGAGCAGTACCAAAGGCATCGTTGACATACACATCACACAAAGCGGCAATCTTCTTAGCCAACTCATCACTATTCTTTTTCTCGCCCACATTCAGGCGACAGTTCTCTAGTAATACCAACTCCCCTGGATTAACTTCAAAATTACCGTCAACCCAATCACTAATTAAAGGCACTTTACGATTTAAGAGAGTGGCAATTCGAACAGCTACTGGAGCCAAACTATCTTCGGGTGTGAATTTACCTTCAGTTGGACGCCCTAAGTGAGAGGTCACCATAACTGCTGCACCCGCATCCAAACACATCTGTACTGCCGGCATGGATGCTCTAATGCGGGTATCTTCCGTAATGTTACCTACCTCATCCTGAGGGACATTGAGGTCGGCACGGATCAAAACTCGCTTTCCCTTGAGAAGACCTGCTGCAGCTAGTTCACTAAGGCGCTTTACTTTAAAGAGGGTTTCCGGCATGAGAATAGGCAAATGGAGTGGTTTATGGGGAATGCTCCATTCTAAATCGTCCGGGCTTTAGACCCCAAAGGAATTGGACTACCCCACCACGCTCCCTGCTCTACAATAATGGCTGGGACGTATTACAGGCCTTGGGGCTCTCTAGTTGCTTGGCACCCTGTTTTACCGAACTGAATCACCCAATTTATTAAATATCTAAAAGGTAGAGAAAATGTCGATGTCCGACCGCGATGGCTTTATTTGGTCCGATGGGAAGCTGGTTCCTTGGCGTGAGGCCAATGTTCATGTGCTAACCCACAGTCTTCACTACGGAATGGGCGTATTTGAGGGTATTCGTGCCTACAATACCCCCCAAGGAACCGCTATTTTCCGCCTTCCAGAGCACGTTAAGCGCTTATTCAACGGAACTAAGATTTTTCAGATGAATATGCCTTGGACTCCTGAACAGATCTCTAGCGGCATTATTGAGGTCGTGAATAGCAATAAGCTGGAATCTTGCTATATCCGACCAATTATCTTTATCGGCTCCCAAAAACTCGGGATCTCTCCAAAGGGTAATAGCATCCACACCGCGATCGCTGCCTGGGAATGGGGTGCCTATTTAGGTGAAGACGGTCTTAATAAGGGTATACGCGTTAAAACCTCCTCATTTACCCGCCACTTTGTGAACTCCTCACTAGTTCGCGCTAAGGCCTCCGGTTACTACATCAACTCCATTTTGGCCAACCAAGAAGTAACGGCTAATGGCTACGATGAAGCCCTCCTACTAGATACAGAGGGTTACGTATCTGAAGGTTCTGGCGAAAATATCTTTATCGTGAATAACGGCATTATTTACACCCCAGATCTGGCCTCTTGTTTAGATGGCATTACTCGTAACTCCATCATGCAAATCGCCAAAGATCTTGGCTATGAATTGCGTGAGAAGCGTATTACTCGTGATGAAGTGTACTCAGCAGATGAGGCCTTCTTTACTGGTACTGCCGCTGAAGTAACACCTATTCGTGAGTTAGATGACCGCACCATTGGTGACGGTAAGCGCGGTCCGATTACCGAGCAAATCCAAAAGACTTACTTTGATGCGGTCTACGGCAGAAGCGATCAATATAAGTCTTGGCTAACTTACGTTAAGTAATTGGAAATCAGATAATGAGTCAAGCTCAAGTTGTAATGGTTGATGGCAATAAAGACTTGCCTTTACATTGCCCAACCAATAAAACCCCTAGCTGGAATTCGCATCCACGTGTATTTCTCGATGTAGCTAAAACGGGTGACGCTAAGTGTCCTTACTGCGGCACTGAGTACAAACTCACTCCCGGTACCGAGCCCCACGGGCACTAAACCTAGCAGCACCTCAGAGCGGGGTGCTGTGACGGGATACCTTATATGAATCGTATTCTGATCATCGCACCCAGTTGGATTGGTGATGCTGTTATGTCCCAGCCACTACTAGCTAATCTAAAAACTATTTACCCCCATTGTCAGATTGATGTTTTAGCAAGCCCTTGGGTTGCACCTATTTATTGGGCCTGTGCAGAAGTAAACCAAGTCATTGAAGCTAAGTTAGAACACAAGCAATTGCAATGGAGCTTACGCAAGCAACTAGCAAAGCAACTTGAGTTAAATCAATACAACGCCTGCTTTGTTCTGCCCAATAGCTTGAAGTCTGCCCTCATTCCTTGGCTTGCGAATATTCCCTTTCGAATTGGCTACCGAGGCGAGATGCGCTTTGGACTTATTAATTTTGCTCTAGATAATCCGAGCAAAGTGAATCGTCCACCGATGGCAAATCATTACCTTGCCCTTGCTAATGCGCTGGAGCAATCACATGAGATTGATACCAATAAGCTTGCAGATCCTAAACTCAATATTTCACCTGCAGCCAAAGAATCAATCGGCGCCAAGTTAGGATCTGCAGCAATCAACGAAAATTTAATTTATGTACTTTGCCCAGGCGCTGAGTACGGCGCAACAAAACGCTGGCCTGCCGATCACTTTGCCTCTCTCGCACAGCAGTTAATCGCCAATGAGCCAGATGCTCATGTGATTCTTCTTGGCAGTAAGGGTGATCACGCTTTGGGTGAGAGCATTAGGACTAAAGTAAAGAATGACTTACAAACACACAACTGGTGCGGCAAGATCTCACTAGACGAGGCAATTGCACTCATTGGGGCGAGCAAGGTGCTAGTCAGTAATGACTCGGGCTTAATGCATATTGGTGCTGCATTAAAAGTTCCGCAGATCGCCATTTTTGGCTCAAGTGATCCACATCACACCCCACCATTGTCTGATAAGGCTAGAGTACTTTGGCTTAATCTACCTTGTAGCCCATGCCATAAGAGAGAGTGCCCACTGGGTCACCTCAAATGTTTAAAAGATATTTTGCCCACCACTATATTAGACGCCATTCAAACACTGCATTAATTTTTGTAGCGCTACACATCACCAGAAGGTAAGCCATGTCAAAACTAGCTAGACTTTTTCATAACGCCGATGATGTGGTAGACGCTT contains the following coding sequences:
- the waaF gene encoding lipopolysaccharide heptosyltransferase II, producing MNRILIIAPSWIGDAVMSQPLLANLKTIYPHCQIDVLASPWVAPIYWACAEVNQVIEAKLEHKQLQWSLRKQLAKQLELNQYNACFVLPNSLKSALIPWLANIPFRIGYRGEMRFGLINFALDNPSKVNRPPMANHYLALANALEQSHEIDTNKLADPKLNISPAAKESIGAKLGSAAINENLIYVLCPGAEYGATKRWPADHFASLAQQLIANEPDAHVILLGSKGDHALGESIRTKVKNDLQTHNWCGKISLDEAIALIGASKVLVSNDSGLMHIGAALKVPQIAIFGSSDPHHTPPLSDKARVLWLNLPCSPCHKRECPLGHLKCLKDILPTTILDAIQTLH
- a CDS encoding branched-chain amino acid transaminase; this encodes MSMSDRDGFIWSDGKLVPWREANVHVLTHSLHYGMGVFEGIRAYNTPQGTAIFRLPEHVKRLFNGTKIFQMNMPWTPEQISSGIIEVVNSNKLESCYIRPIIFIGSQKLGISPKGNSIHTAIAAWEWGAYLGEDGLNKGIRVKTSSFTRHFVNSSLVRAKASGYYINSILANQEVTANGYDEALLLDTEGYVSEGSGENIFIVNNGIIYTPDLASCLDGITRNSIMQIAKDLGYELREKRITRDEVYSADEAFFTGTAAEVTPIRELDDRTIGDGKRGPITEQIQKTYFDAVYGRSDQYKSWLTYVK
- a CDS encoding zinc-finger domain-containing protein; the protein is MSQAQVVMVDGNKDLPLHCPTNKTPSWNSHPRVFLDVAKTGDAKCPYCGTEYKLTPGTEPHGH
- a CDS encoding phosphoglycerate kinase; the protein is MPETLFKVKRLSELAAAGLLKGKRVLIRADLNVPQDEVGNITEDTRIRASMPAVQMCLDAGAAVMVTSHLGRPTEGKFTPEDSLAPVAVRIATLLNRKVPLISDWVDGNFEVNPGELVLLENCRLNVGEKKNSDELAKKIAALCDVYVNDAFGTAHRAEATTNGVAKYAPIACAGPLMAAELDALSRALASPKRPLVAIVAGSKVSSKLTILKALADKVDELIVGGGIANTFMLAKGLPIGKSLAEPDLVNEAREIMEIMEKRGAHVPIPEDVVVANELSPLARANRVAADQVADDDMILDIGPKTAARLSIMLAHAGTIVWNGPLGVFEIDQFGGGTKMLAAAIAHSPAFSIAGGGDTLAAIAKYGIENQVDYISTGGGAFLEFLEGKTLPAFAVLAERAKD